One Pseudomonas tolaasii NCPPB 2192 genomic window carries:
- a CDS encoding succinate dehydrogenase iron-sulfur subunit — protein MLKVSVYRYNPDQDAAPFMQEFQVDTGGKDLMVLDVLALIKEQDEGFSYRRSCREGVCGSDGMNINGKNGLACITPLSAVVKGNKLIVRPLPGLPVIRDLVVDMSIFYKQYEKVKPFLQNDTPAPAIERLQSPEEREKLDGLYECILCACCSTSCPSFWWNPDKFLGPAALLQAYRFLADSRDTKTSERLASLDDPFSVFRCRGIMNCVNVCPKGLNPTKAIGHIRNMLLQSGV, from the coding sequence ATGTTGAAAGTCAGTGTTTATCGCTACAACCCTGATCAGGACGCTGCGCCGTTCATGCAGGAATTCCAGGTCGATACCGGTGGTAAAGACCTGATGGTGCTGGATGTACTGGCACTGATCAAAGAGCAGGACGAAGGTTTCTCCTATCGTCGCTCTTGCCGTGAAGGTGTATGCGGTTCCGACGGCATGAACATCAACGGCAAAAACGGCCTGGCGTGCATCACGCCGCTGTCGGCCGTGGTCAAAGGCAACAAGCTGATCGTTCGTCCTCTGCCAGGTTTGCCGGTTATCCGTGACCTGGTCGTCGATATGAGCATCTTCTACAAGCAATACGAGAAAGTTAAGCCATTCCTGCAGAACGACACGCCGGCTCCGGCCATCGAGCGTCTGCAGTCCCCTGAAGAGCGTGAAAAGCTCGACGGTCTGTACGAGTGCATTTTGTGCGCTTGCTGCTCGACCTCGTGCCCGTCCTTCTGGTGGAACCCGGACAAGTTCCTGGGTCCGGCCGCGCTGCTGCAAGCCTACCGCTTCCTGGCAGACAGCCGTGACACCAAGACGTCCGAGCGTCTGGCTTCACTGGATGACCCGTTCAGCGTATTCCGCTGCCGCGGGATCATGAACTGCGTCAACGTATGTCCCAAGGGCCTGAACCCGACTAAGGCCATTGGTCACATCCGTAACATGCTGCTGCAAAGCGGCGTGTAA
- the sdhA gene encoding succinate dehydrogenase flavoprotein subunit, with translation MANIPTISFDAIIIGGGGAGMRAALQLAQGGHKTAVITKVFPTRSHTVSAQGGITCAIASADPNDDWRWHMYDTVKGSDYIGDQDAIEYMCQEGPAAVFELDHMGLPFSRTEQGRIYQRPFGGQSKDYGKGGQAARTCAASDRTGHALLHTLYQGNLKAGTTFLNEYYAVDLVKNADGAFVGVIAICIETGETTYIRANATVLATGGAGRIYASTTNALINTGDGVGMALRAGVPVQDIEMWQFHPTGIAGAGVLVTEGCRGEGGYLINKHGERFMERYAPNAKDLAGRDVVARSMVKEIIAGNGCGPNGDHVLLKLDHLGEEVLHSRLPGICELSKTFAHVDPVVAPVPVVPTCHYMMGGVATNIHGQAITQDDEGKDAIIPGLFAVGEVACVSVHGANRLGGNSLLDLVVFGRAAGLHLEKALTDGIHYDDATEANINAAMARLNALNERTDGEDVATLRRELQSCMQNYFGVFRTGEYMQKGIAQLADLRKRIANVKINDKSQAFNTARIEALELQNLLEVAEATAIAAEVRKESRGAHAREDFEDRDDENWLCHTLYFPGDKRVTKRAVNFSPKTVPTFEPKIRTY, from the coding sequence ATGGCTAACATTCCAACTATTTCCTTCGACGCCATCATTATTGGTGGCGGCGGTGCCGGCATGCGCGCAGCGCTGCAACTGGCGCAGGGTGGTCACAAGACTGCCGTGATCACCAAGGTGTTCCCGACACGTTCCCACACCGTATCGGCCCAGGGTGGCATCACCTGCGCCATCGCCTCCGCCGACCCGAACGATGACTGGCGCTGGCACATGTACGATACCGTCAAGGGTTCCGACTACATCGGTGACCAGGACGCTATCGAATACATGTGTCAGGAAGGCCCGGCTGCGGTGTTCGAGCTGGACCACATGGGTCTGCCGTTCTCCCGTACCGAACAGGGTCGTATCTACCAGCGTCCATTCGGCGGCCAGTCGAAGGATTACGGTAAAGGTGGCCAGGCTGCCCGCACCTGCGCTGCGTCCGACCGTACCGGTCACGCACTGCTGCACACCCTGTATCAGGGCAACCTGAAAGCCGGCACCACGTTCCTGAACGAATACTACGCAGTGGACCTGGTGAAGAACGCCGACGGCGCCTTCGTTGGCGTGATCGCCATCTGCATCGAAACCGGTGAAACCACCTACATCCGCGCCAATGCTACCGTTCTGGCGACGGGTGGTGCAGGCCGTATCTACGCCTCGACTACCAATGCCCTGATCAACACCGGTGACGGCGTCGGCATGGCACTGCGTGCTGGCGTGCCGGTACAAGACATCGAAATGTGGCAGTTCCACCCGACCGGCATCGCCGGCGCCGGTGTACTGGTTACCGAAGGTTGCCGTGGTGAAGGTGGTTACCTGATCAACAAGCACGGCGAGCGTTTCATGGAGCGTTACGCTCCGAACGCGAAAGACCTTGCCGGTCGTGACGTTGTTGCCCGTTCGATGGTTAAAGAGATCATCGCCGGCAACGGCTGTGGCCCGAATGGCGACCATGTACTGCTCAAGCTCGATCACCTGGGCGAAGAAGTACTGCACAGCCGCCTGCCAGGCATCTGCGAACTGTCGAAGACATTCGCCCACGTTGACCCGGTGGTTGCTCCGGTTCCGGTTGTCCCGACTTGCCACTATATGATGGGCGGCGTTGCCACCAACATTCACGGCCAGGCGATTACCCAGGACGACGAAGGCAAAGACGCCATCATCCCGGGCTTGTTCGCTGTAGGCGAAGTGGCTTGTGTATCGGTTCACGGTGCCAACCGTCTGGGCGGCAACTCGTTGCTCGACCTGGTGGTATTCGGTCGCGCTGCCGGCCTGCACCTGGAAAAGGCGCTGACCGACGGTATCCATTACGACGACGCCACCGAAGCCAACATCAACGCTGCCATGGCGCGTTTGAACGCTCTGAACGAGCGTACCGACGGTGAAGACGTAGCTACCTTGCGTCGCGAGCTGCAAAGCTGTATGCAGAACTACTTCGGTGTATTCCGTACCGGCGAATACATGCAGAAGGGTATTGCCCAGCTGGCGGATCTGCGCAAGCGTATCGCCAACGTCAAGATCAACGATAAGAGCCAGGCTTTCAACACCGCTCGTATCGAAGCCCTTGAGCTGCAAAACCTGCTGGAAGTGGCTGAAGCGACTGCAATCGCCGCCGAGGTTCGTAAAGAATCCCGTGGCGCCCACGCCCGTGAAGACTTTGAAGATCGCGACGACGAAAACTGGTTGTGCCACACCCTGTACTTCCCGGGTGACAAGCGCGTAACCAAGCGTGCCGTGAACTTCTCGCCGAAGACGGTTCCGACGTTTGAACCGAAGATTCGGACTTACTAA
- the sdhD gene encoding succinate dehydrogenase, hydrophobic membrane anchor protein produces the protein MVTSVTNLSRSGLYDWMAQRVSAVVLAAYFIFLIGYLVANPGISYEQWHGLFSHNAMRIFSLLALVALGAHAWVGMWTIATDYLTPMALGKSATAVRFLFQAVCGVAMFAYFVWGVQILWGI, from the coding sequence ATGGTAACCAGCGTTACGAACCTTTCGCGTTCGGGCCTCTATGACTGGATGGCACAGCGTGTGTCTGCGGTCGTTCTCGCGGCTTATTTCATTTTCCTGATCGGATACCTCGTCGCAAATCCAGGCATCAGCTATGAGCAATGGCATGGCCTGTTTTCCCACAATGCGATGCGAATCTTCAGTCTGCTGGCCCTTGTAGCCCTGGGCGCTCACGCCTGGGTCGGCATGTGGACCATCGCGACCGACTACCTGACGCCGATGGCGCTGGGCAAGTCCGCGACCGCAGTACGTTTCCTCTTCCAGGCAGTCTGCGGCGTTGCGATGTTCGCTTACTTCGTCTGGGGTGTGCAGATTCTTTGGGGTATCTGA
- the sdhC gene encoding succinate dehydrogenase, cytochrome b556 subunit: MNSQRPVNLDLRTIKLPITGVTSFLHRVSGIILFLGLGIMLYALSKSLGSAEGYAEVKACLTSPLAKFVAWGLLSALLYHLVAGVRHLIMDAGIGETLEGGRLGSKIIIAISVVLIVLAGVWIW; this comes from the coding sequence GTGAATAGCCAACGACCTGTAAACCTAGACCTAAGGACCATCAAACTCCCCATCACCGGCGTTACGTCGTTCCTGCACCGTGTTTCCGGCATCATCCTGTTCCTCGGCCTGGGCATCATGCTTTATGCATTGAGCAAATCCCTGGGTTCGGCGGAAGGTTATGCCGAGGTGAAGGCATGCTTGACCAGCCCGCTGGCCAAGTTCGTAGCATGGGGCCTCCTGTCCGCTCTGCTGTATCACCTGGTTGCCGGTGTGCGCCACTTGATCATGGATGCGGGTATCGGTGAGACGCTGGAAGGCGGCCGCCTGGGCTCGAAAATCATCATCGCCATTTCCGTGGTGCTGATCGTTCTGGCAGGAGTTTGGATATGGTAA
- the gltA gene encoding citrate synthase, whose protein sequence is MADKKAQLIIEGAAPVELPILTGTVGPDVIDVRGLTATGRFTFDPGFMSTASCESKITYIDGDNGILLHRGYPIEQLAEKSDYLETCYLLLNGELPTAEQKAKFVSNVKNHTMVHEQLKTFFNGFRRDAHPMAVMCGVVGALSAFYHDSLDINNPQHREISAVRLVAKMPTLAAMVYKYSMGQPMMYPRNDLSYAENFLHMMFNTPCEIKPISPTLAKAMDRIFILHADHEQNASTSTVRLAGSSGANPFACIAAGIAALWGPAHGGANEAVLTMLDEIGDVSNIDKFIAKAKDKNDPFKLMGFGHRVYKNRDPRATVMKQTCDEVLKELGIKNDPQLELAMRLEEIALTDPYFIERSLYPNVDFYSGIILKAIGIPTSMFTVIFALARTVGWISHWKEMLSSPYKIGRPRQLYTGYESRDITKLEDRK, encoded by the coding sequence ATGGCTGACAAAAAAGCGCAGTTGATCATCGAGGGCGCAGCCCCCGTCGAGCTGCCCATTTTAACCGGCACCGTTGGTCCCGATGTTATCGACGTACGGGGCCTGACGGCCACGGGCCGTTTCACATTCGACCCAGGCTTCATGTCGACCGCCTCTTGCGAGTCGAAGATCACCTATATCGATGGTGACAATGGCATTCTGCTGCACCGCGGCTACCCGATCGAGCAACTGGCCGAGAAGTCGGACTACCTGGAAACCTGCTATCTGCTGCTGAACGGCGAACTGCCAACGGCCGAACAGAAAGCCAAGTTTGTCAGCAATGTGAAGAACCACACCATGGTTCACGAGCAGTTGAAGACCTTCTTCAACGGCTTCCGTCGCGACGCCCACCCGATGGCCGTCATGTGCGGTGTGGTCGGCGCCCTGTCGGCTTTCTATCACGACTCCCTGGACATCAATAACCCGCAGCATCGCGAAATCTCCGCGGTCCGCCTGGTTGCCAAGATGCCGACCCTGGCCGCGATGGTCTACAAGTACTCCATGGGCCAACCCATGATGTACCCGCGCAACGACCTGTCGTACGCGGAAAACTTCCTGCACATGATGTTCAACACGCCGTGCGAGATCAAACCGATCAGCCCGACACTCGCCAAGGCCATGGACCGGATCTTCATCCTCCACGCCGACCACGAGCAGAACGCATCGACCTCCACCGTACGCCTTGCAGGCTCTTCGGGTGCCAACCCGTTCGCCTGTATCGCCGCCGGCATCGCCGCACTGTGGGGCCCTGCCCACGGCGGTGCGAACGAAGCCGTATTGACCATGCTCGATGAAATCGGCGATGTCTCCAACATCGACAAGTTCATCGCCAAGGCCAAGGACAAGAACGATCCGTTCAAGCTGATGGGCTTCGGTCACCGCGTTTACAAGAACCGCGACCCGCGCGCCACCGTGATGAAGCAGACCTGCGACGAAGTGTTGAAGGAACTGGGCATCAAGAACGATCCGCAGCTCGAACTGGCCATGCGCCTGGAAGAGATTGCCCTGACCGACCCTTACTTCATCGAACGCTCGCTGTACCCGAACGTCGACTTCTACTCGGGGATCATCCTCAAGGCGATCGGCATTCCAACCAGCATGTTCACCGTGATCTTCGCTCTGGCACGTACTGTCGGCTGGATCTCGCACTGGAAAGAAATGCTCTCCAGCCCGTACAAGATTGGCCGTCCACGCCAGTTGTACACCGGCTACGAGTCGCGTGATATCACCAAACTGGAAGATCGCAAGTAA
- a CDS encoding cation acetate symporter — protein MIRRLLAVFGASLFAPAVWAADALTGEVHKQPLNISAIVMFIAFVGATLCITYWASKRNKSAADYYAAGGKITGFQNGLAIAGDYMSAASFLGISALVFTSGYDGLIYSIGFLVGWPIILFLIAERLRNLGKYTFADVASYRLGQTQIRSLSACGSLVVVAFYLIAQMVGAGKLIQLLFGLDYHVAVILVGILMCLYVLFGGMLATTWVQIIKAVLLLSGASFMALMVMKHVNFDFNTLFSEAIKVHPKGEAIMSPGGLVKDPISAFSLGLALMFGTAGLPHILMRFFTVSDAKEARKSVLYATGFIGYFYILTFIIGFGAILLVSTNPAFKDAAGALLGGNNMAAVHLANAVGGSIFLGFISAVAFATILAVVAGLTLAGASAVSHDLYASVIKKGKANEKDEIRVSKITTVALGVLAIGLGILFESQNIAFMVGLAFSIAASCNFPVLLLSMYWKNLTTRGAMIGGWLGLLSAVGLMILGPTIWVSILHHEKAIFPYEYPALFSMIIAFIGIWFFSITDKSAAAEKERALYFPQFVRSQTGLGASGAVNH, from the coding sequence ATGATCCGGCGTCTATTGGCTGTATTCGGCGCTTCGTTGTTTGCTCCGGCCGTTTGGGCGGCGGACGCATTGACCGGTGAAGTGCACAAGCAACCGTTGAACATCTCGGCCATCGTGATGTTTATCGCGTTCGTCGGTGCCACCCTGTGCATTACCTACTGGGCATCCAAGCGCAACAAGTCGGCGGCTGACTACTATGCAGCCGGTGGCAAGATCACCGGTTTCCAGAACGGCCTGGCGATTGCCGGTGACTATATGTCGGCGGCGTCCTTCCTGGGGATTTCCGCGCTGGTGTTCACTTCCGGCTACGACGGCCTGATCTACTCGATCGGCTTTCTGGTGGGCTGGCCGATCATTCTGTTCCTGATCGCCGAGCGCCTGCGCAACCTGGGCAAGTACACCTTTGCCGACGTGGCGTCCTACCGTCTCGGGCAAACCCAGATCCGCAGCCTGTCGGCCTGCGGTTCGCTGGTGGTGGTGGCGTTCTACCTGATTGCGCAGATGGTGGGTGCGGGCAAGCTGATCCAACTGCTGTTCGGCCTGGACTACCACGTTGCGGTGATCCTGGTGGGTATCCTGATGTGCCTGTACGTGCTGTTCGGCGGCATGCTGGCGACCACCTGGGTGCAGATCATCAAGGCGGTGTTGCTGCTGTCCGGTGCCTCGTTCATGGCGCTGATGGTGATGAAACACGTCAACTTCGACTTCAACACGCTGTTCTCCGAGGCGATCAAGGTTCACCCCAAAGGTGAAGCGATCATGAGCCCCGGCGGCCTGGTGAAAGACCCGATCTCGGCATTCTCCCTGGGCCTGGCGCTGATGTTCGGTACTGCGGGCCTGCCGCACATCCTGATGCGCTTCTTCACCGTGAGCGACGCCAAGGAAGCGCGCAAGAGCGTGCTGTATGCCACCGGATTCATCGGCTACTTCTATATCCTGACGTTCATCATCGGTTTTGGCGCGATCCTGCTGGTCAGCACCAACCCGGCGTTCAAGGATGCGGCCGGCGCATTGCTGGGCGGTAACAACATGGCGGCGGTGCACCTGGCCAACGCGGTGGGTGGCAGTATCTTCCTGGGCTTCATCTCGGCTGTGGCGTTCGCCACCATCCTCGCGGTGGTTGCCGGCTTGACCCTGGCCGGTGCTTCGGCGGTGTCCCACGACCTGTACGCCAGCGTGATCAAAAAAGGCAAAGCCAACGAGAAGGATGAGATTCGCGTGTCGAAGATCACCACCGTGGCTCTGGGTGTACTGGCTATCGGCCTGGGCATCCTGTTCGAAAGCCAGAACATCGCGTTCATGGTCGGCCTGGCATTCTCCATTGCTGCCAGCTGTAACTTCCCGGTGTTGCTGCTTTCCATGTACTGGAAAAACCTCACTACCCGTGGCGCGATGATCGGCGGCTGGCTGGGCTTGCTCAGTGCCGTGGGCCTGATGATTCTGGGCCCGACCATCTGGGTCTCGATCCTGCACCATGAAAAGGCCATCTTCCCGTACGAGTACCCGGCGCTGTTCTCGATGATCATTGCATTCATCGGCATCTGGTTCTTCTCCATCACCGACAAGTCGGCGGCGGCAGAGAAGGAGCGTGCGCTGTACTTCCCGCAGTTTGTGCGTTCGCAAACTGGCCTGGGAGCGAGCGGGGCGGTTAATCACTAA
- a CDS encoding DUF485 domain-containing protein, with the protein MNDSIYLSIQNSPRFKELVRKRERFAWILSAIMLGLYSAFILLIAYGPQVLGAKLSPGSSITWGIPLGVGLIVSAFILTGIYVRRANGEFDDLNNAILKEAAQ; encoded by the coding sequence ATGAACGACAGCATTTACCTCTCGATTCAAAACAGCCCGCGTTTCAAGGAGCTGGTCAGAAAAAGGGAAAGGTTCGCCTGGATTCTCTCGGCGATCATGCTAGGGCTTTACTCCGCTTTCATCCTGTTGATTGCCTACGGGCCACAAGTGCTGGGGGCCAAGCTCAGCCCTGGCTCCTCGATTACCTGGGGCATTCCCCTGGGCGTCGGACTGATTGTGTCCGCCTTCATCCTGACCGGCATTTATGTACGCCGGGCCAACGGCGAATTTGACGACCTGAACAATGCGATTCTCAAGGAGGCTGCGCAATGA
- a CDS encoding glycine betaine ABC transporter substrate-binding protein produces MKMRRLLGAAATLVVAMSSTLASADSKTLSIGYVDGWSDSVATTHVAAEVIKEKLGYDVKLQAVATGIMWQGVATGKLDAMLSAWLPVTHGEYWAKNKDKVVDYGPNFKDAKIGLIVPEYVKAKSIEDLKTDTTFKNKIVGIDAGSGVMLKTDEAIKQYGLDYKLQASSGAAMIAELTRAEDKQESIAVTGWVPHWMFAKWKLRFLDDPKGVYGAAETVNSIGSKGLEKKAPEVAAFLKKFQWASKDEIGEVMLAIQEGAKPDAAAKDWVAKHPERVAEWTGK; encoded by the coding sequence ATGAAGATGCGACGACTCTTGGGCGCAGCTGCCACTCTGGTAGTTGCGATGAGCTCCACACTGGCCAGCGCCGACAGCAAAACCCTGAGCATCGGCTATGTAGATGGCTGGTCCGACAGCGTGGCCACCACCCACGTAGCGGCGGAAGTGATCAAGGAAAAACTTGGGTACGACGTGAAACTGCAAGCCGTCGCCACCGGGATCATGTGGCAGGGCGTGGCCACCGGCAAGCTCGACGCCATGCTCTCCGCCTGGCTGCCCGTAACCCACGGTGAATACTGGGCCAAGAACAAGGACAAGGTGGTCGACTACGGACCCAACTTCAAGGATGCGAAGATCGGCCTGATCGTGCCGGAGTACGTCAAGGCCAAGTCCATCGAAGACCTCAAGACCGACACCACCTTCAAGAACAAAATCGTCGGCATCGACGCCGGTTCAGGCGTGATGCTCAAAACCGACGAAGCCATCAAGCAATACGGCCTCGACTACAAACTGCAAGCCAGCTCCGGCGCCGCCATGATCGCCGAGCTGACCCGTGCCGAAGACAAGCAGGAATCCATCGCGGTCACCGGCTGGGTGCCGCACTGGATGTTCGCCAAGTGGAAACTGCGTTTCCTCGACGATCCAAAAGGCGTGTATGGCGCGGCTGAAACCGTGAACAGCATCGGCAGTAAAGGCCTGGAGAAGAAAGCACCGGAAGTCGCGGCCTTCCTGAAGAAATTCCAGTGGGCCTCCAAGGATGAAATCGGCGAAGTCATGCTCGCGATCCAGGAGGGTGCCAAGCCTGACGCGGCGGCCAAGGACTGGGTGGCCAAGCACCCTGAGCGCGTTGCCGAGTGGACCGGTAAATAA